One part of the Paenibacillus antri genome encodes these proteins:
- a CDS encoding VOC family protein, with translation MNTTAGSRLEKRVGSIFIHVSDMKRAVEWYSRVFELPYNEDYLEGRLSTVYTLHFAGTEVLLDSNNGVAPAPQPLMFFKTDNIRQTLRFLKESEIVIHNETLENNIVVFEDPDGNRLMAIQM, from the coding sequence TTGAATACAACGGCAGGAAGCAGGCTTGAAAAAAGAGTAGGCTCTATCTTTATCCACGTTTCAGATATGAAACGGGCAGTTGAATGGTATAGCCGTGTGTTTGAACTGCCATACAACGAGGATTACTTGGAGGGGCGGCTATCTACGGTTTATACACTGCATTTCGCAGGAACCGAGGTTCTGCTGGATTCAAACAATGGCGTTGCACCAGCTCCCCAGCCGTTGATGTTTTTTAAGACGGATAATATTCGGCAGACACTCCGGTTTCTGAAGGAATCCGAGATTGTAATTCATAACGAAACATTAGAAAACAATATCGTCGTTTTTGAAGATCCTGACGGCAACCGATTAATGGCAATACAAATGTAA
- a CDS encoding GyrI-like domain-containing protein — protein sequence MDDQDRLFTEMRARLEEVRSRKNDELYLVILPDRFIPYVAVEAADLHDVPPGMVMHRIPEDDYVVFRIEEKYLGDFWSSICSNENQLYYRIDLAKPRYERFTQELQPNGITEWYIPTVSHMK from the coding sequence TTGGACGATCAAGATCGTTTATTTACCGAGATGAGAGCAAGACTGGAAGAAGTCCGGTCGAGAAAGAACGATGAACTCTACCTCGTCATACTTCCAGATCGGTTTATCCCTTATGTAGCCGTTGAAGCGGCCGATCTGCACGATGTACCACCAGGGATGGTCATGCATCGCATACCGGAGGACGATTATGTTGTATTTCGAATCGAAGAAAAATATCTTGGCGATTTCTGGAGCTCGATATGTAGTAACGAGAACCAATTGTATTATCGAATCGACCTGGCCAAGCCAAGATACGAACGGTTTACCCAAGAACTACAACCCAACGGCATAACAGAATGGTACATCCCGACGGTAAGTCATATGAAATAA
- a CDS encoding pentapeptide repeat-containing protein: MNEWANGAVQLQMTDISGSKFNQVDAKRLMFQEVDLAGTQINCANLEGVTLNDVNLTGAKISIANMSYIVFEKAQMTGAQFRDIDWPIEGIDANYSPDQNYRPVVFDNCILRNTQFTKCDLSNVAINDCNVTGLIINGIEIDKLLSKYKE, from the coding sequence ATGAACGAATGGGCGAATGGAGCAGTTCAATTGCAGATGACCGACATTTCAGGCTCCAAATTTAATCAAGTCGATGCTAAAAGGCTCATGTTTCAAGAAGTGGACTTGGCTGGAACACAAATCAACTGTGCAAATTTGGAAGGAGTAACTCTAAACGATGTGAATTTGACGGGGGCCAAAATATCAATTGCAAATATGAGCTATATTGTTTTCGAGAAAGCGCAAATGACCGGTGCGCAGTTTCGAGATATTGACTGGCCAATAGAAGGTATTGACGCCAACTATAGTCCTGATCAAAATTATAGGCCTGTGGTATTTGATAATTGCATATTGCGAAATACACAGTTTACGAAATGTGATTTATCCAATGTAGCAATCAATGACTGCAATGTAACGGGACTAATCATAAACGGAATTGAGATTGATAAATTACTGAGTAAGTATAAGGAGTGA
- a CDS encoding VOC family protein, translating to MNDQHMQTTSNAYIEGIQYTEIPVSDLEKAVDWYCGKLGAKLGLLNDELAFVDFSMGPSLFLVKTNDDTTATFKVNGQDHYTIGFRVKDIQGFHNFLSQLDAKVSPIVVERHGSFFTFYDPFGNMFDVHQPPQ from the coding sequence ATGAACGATCAACATATGCAGACCACTAGTAACGCATACATTGAAGGCATTCAGTACACTGAGATCCCTGTATCCGATTTGGAAAAGGCGGTTGATTGGTATTGTGGGAAACTGGGTGCGAAACTAGGACTACTGAACGATGAACTTGCTTTTGTAGATTTCTCTATGGGTCCCAGTTTGTTTTTAGTCAAGACAAATGATGATACTACAGCCACATTCAAGGTAAATGGTCAAGACCATTACACAATCGGATTTCGCGTTAAGGACATTCAAGGATTTCATAATTTTTTATCACAACTCGATGCGAAAGTAAGTCCTATCGTTGTTGAAAGACATGGAAGCTTCTTTACGTTTTACGATCCTTTTGGAAATATGTTTGACGTTCATCAACCGCCACAATAA